In a single window of the Nodularia spumigena CCY9414 genome:
- a CDS encoding alpha/beta hydrolase, whose amino-acid sequence MSLSFKVLLTVGIFVVIAYLAICLLLFVKQHQFIFFPSSVIERTPEVFNLSYEDVWLPINSDGETKLIHGWWIKSPQPDAHVLLYLHGNAINVGANVGHANRFHQQGFSVLLIDYRGYGRSEGDFPNEKRVYQDAVLAWNYLVQDQQIPPGEIFIYGHSMGGAIAIDLALKHPEAAGLIVESSFTSIQDMVAYRNLFRIFPVNLLLTQRFESIKKVPQLKIPVLFIHGTADTTVPSFMSQKLYHATPEPKKLFLVPAADHNDTAIVAGDEYMQWVRSFVERVKKYSYLSNN is encoded by the coding sequence ATGTCATTGAGTTTCAAGGTGCTACTGACGGTAGGAATATTTGTTGTCATCGCCTACTTAGCCATTTGTCTACTTCTGTTTGTGAAGCAGCATCAGTTTATTTTCTTTCCCTCTAGTGTGATTGAAAGAACACCAGAGGTTTTTAATCTCTCATACGAGGATGTCTGGTTACCTATAAACAGCGATGGTGAAACGAAACTGATTCACGGTTGGTGGATTAAATCCCCACAACCAGATGCTCATGTTTTGCTGTATCTGCATGGTAACGCCATCAATGTAGGTGCAAATGTTGGTCATGCTAATCGGTTTCATCAACAAGGATTTTCTGTGCTGCTGATTGATTATCGCGGGTATGGTCGCAGTGAAGGTGACTTTCCTAACGAAAAGCGGGTTTATCAGGATGCAGTCTTAGCGTGGAATTACTTGGTACAAGATCAGCAGATTCCGCCGGGTGAAATTTTTATTTATGGCCATTCTATGGGGGGTGCGATCGCTATTGATTTGGCTCTCAAACACCCAGAAGCTGCTGGTTTGATTGTGGAAAGTTCTTTTACTTCTATCCAGGATATGGTGGCTTACCGGAACTTGTTTCGGATTTTTCCGGTCAATTTGCTTTTGACGCAGCGCTTTGAATCAATTAAAAAAGTCCCGCAGTTAAAAATACCAGTGTTGTTTATTCATGGTACTGCTGATACAACTGTGCCATCTTTCATGAGCCAAAAACTTTATCACGCTACTCCCGAACCGAAAAAACTGTTTTTGGTGCCAGCAGCAGATCATAATGATACAGCGATTGTGGCTGGTGATGAATATATGCAATGGGTCAGGTCTTTTGTGGAACGAGTCAAAAAATACAGCTATTTAAGTAATAATTAG
- the gatA gene encoding Asp-tRNA(Asn)/Glu-tRNA(Gln) amidotransferase subunit GatA, whose protein sequence is MASIRELHEQLIKKECSAVEITQEALDRIQALEPKLHSFLHVTTEKALAQARAVDAKIAAGEEIGLLAGIPIGIKDNLCTQGIPTTCASRILENFVPPYESTVTQKLIDAGAVMIGKTNLDEFGMGSSTENSAYQITNNPWDLSRVPGGSSGGSAAAVAAGECVVSLGTDTGGSIRQPAAFCGVVGMKPTYGLVSRYGLIAYASSLDQIGPFGRTVEDAAIVLNAIAGYDPKDSTSLKVEIPNYVSSLKPDLRARGKLRIGVIKETFGNGLDSVVEQAVTKALDVLQSLGAEVHIISCPNFRYGVPSYYIIAPSEASANLARYDGVKYGFRAEDADNLLSMYTRTRSTGFGTEVKRRIMIGTYALSAGYYDAYYLKAQKIRTLIKQDFEKAFKMVDVLVSPTAPTTAFKTGEKVSDPLSMYLNDLMTIPVNLAGLPGLSIPCGFDQQGLPIGMQLIGQVLREDQLFQVAYAYEQSTSWLVNKPRI, encoded by the coding sequence ATGGCATCCATCCGCGAGTTGCATGAACAATTAATTAAAAAAGAATGTTCTGCTGTTGAAATTACCCAAGAAGCTTTAGACCGTATTCAAGCCTTAGAACCGAAATTACACAGTTTCTTACACGTAACGACAGAGAAGGCGTTAGCGCAGGCTCGTGCTGTGGATGCCAAAATCGCTGCTGGTGAAGAAATAGGACTACTGGCGGGGATTCCTATCGGCATTAAAGACAATTTGTGTACTCAGGGGATTCCTACTACTTGCGCTTCGCGAATTTTAGAGAATTTTGTGCCGCCTTATGAATCAACTGTGACACAAAAGTTGATTGATGCCGGGGCTGTAATGATTGGCAAAACCAATCTAGATGAATTTGGTATGGGTAGTTCTACAGAAAATTCTGCCTACCAAATTACTAATAATCCTTGGGATTTATCACGGGTTCCTGGTGGTTCTTCAGGGGGTTCGGCGGCGGCGGTGGCGGCTGGGGAATGTGTTGTGTCTCTGGGTACGGATACGGGCGGTTCTATTCGACAACCTGCGGCTTTTTGTGGTGTGGTGGGAATGAAGCCAACTTACGGGCTGGTGTCTCGCTATGGTTTGATTGCTTATGCTTCATCTTTGGATCAAATTGGACCATTTGGACGCACAGTGGAAGATGCGGCTATAGTATTGAATGCGATCGCAGGTTACGATCCCAAAGACTCTACTAGCCTAAAAGTGGAAATCCCCAACTACGTCTCCAGCTTAAAACCAGACCTCAGAGCTAGAGGAAAGCTGCGAATTGGCGTGATTAAAGAAACTTTTGGGAATGGTTTGGACTCTGTGGTGGAACAAGCTGTTACTAAAGCCTTAGATGTCTTACAAAGTTTGGGAGCCGAGGTTCATATCATTTCCTGTCCCAATTTCCGCTATGGCGTACCTAGTTACTACATCATTGCGCCATCGGAAGCATCAGCCAATCTGGCTCGTTACGATGGTGTAAAATACGGCTTCCGGGCTGAGGATGCCGATAATCTGCTATCTATGTATACTCGTACCCGTTCCACTGGTTTTGGTACAGAAGTTAAACGCCGAATTATGATTGGCACTTACGCTCTTTCGGCTGGCTATTATGACGCATACTATCTGAAGGCGCAGAAAATCCGGACTTTGATTAAGCAAGACTTTGAAAAAGCGTTTAAGATGGTTGATGTTTTAGTTTCTCCTACTGCTCCCACCACAGCATTTAAGACAGGAGAAAAAGTTAGTGATCCTCTGAGTATGTACTTAAATGACTTGATGACTATTCCCGTAAATCTGGCAGGTTTACCGGGCTTAAGTATACCTTGCGGTTTTGATCAACAAGGCTTACCCATTGGAATGCAGCTCATTGGCCAGGTGCTGCGAGAAGATCAACTATTTCAGGTAGCTTATGCTTATGAGCAATCTACTAGTTGGCTTGTCAATAAGCCGCGAATTTGA
- a CDS encoding SDR family oxidoreductase codes for MEDLVLIAGATGGVGQLVTANLLEKGMKVRILTRNAAKAAKMFNEKVEIAVGDIRDITTLAPAIQDINYIICCTGTTAFPSQRWEFEPKPNLLEWGRILIDSEYRDRTAKNNPPKVDAEGVSNLVSVAPPQLKRFVFVSSVGIHRKDQPPFNILNAFGVLDAKEKGEQAIISSGIPYTIIRPGRLIDGPYTSYDLNTLLKAKTGGKQGVIVENGDQLAGDASRIDVAAACVESIFHPSTANKAFNLVNKGARPPVIDWETIFSQLSQTSSSDSVAY; via the coding sequence ATGGAAGATTTAGTGCTAATTGCTGGTGCTACTGGTGGCGTAGGACAACTTGTCACAGCCAACTTGCTAGAGAAAGGGATGAAAGTGCGTATCCTCACCCGCAACGCCGCCAAAGCCGCAAAAATGTTTAATGAAAAGGTAGAAATTGCCGTTGGTGACATCCGCGATATCACTACACTCGCCCCAGCCATTCAGGATATTAACTATATTATCTGTTGTACTGGAACTACTGCCTTTCCTTCCCAGAGATGGGAATTTGAACCCAAACCCAACTTATTAGAATGGGGAAGAATTTTAATTGACTCAGAATATCGCGATCGCACAGCCAAGAATAACCCCCCAAAAGTAGATGCGGAAGGTGTCAGCAACTTAGTATCAGTAGCACCTCCCCAGCTAAAACGCTTCGTTTTCGTCTCTTCAGTGGGAATTCACCGCAAAGATCAACCACCTTTTAATATTCTCAACGCCTTTGGTGTACTTGATGCCAAAGAAAAAGGAGAGCAAGCCATCATCAGTTCTGGAATACCCTATACAATTATTCGTCCAGGACGCTTAATTGATGGTCCTTACACATCCTACGACCTCAACACCTTACTCAAAGCCAAAACAGGCGGAAAACAGGGCGTAATAGTAGAAAATGGCGACCAACTTGCAGGAGACGCTAGCCGCATAGACGTAGCTGCTGCGTGTGTAGAATCTATTTTTCACCCATCCACAGCCAACAAAGCCTTTAATTTAGTCAACAAAGGAGCAAGACCGCCTGTAATAGACTGGGAAACAATTTTTTCTCAGCTTAGTCAGACTTCTAGCTCTGATTCCGTAGCATACTAA
- a CDS encoding thioredoxin family protein has product MSKRLVEVFTAGCPLCDETVKLVRELACPNCEIQIYDLHSESDTKSYQEKASQYGVYRVPSVVVNGKLAECCQQKPVSREALIAAGIGQG; this is encoded by the coding sequence ATGTCCAAGCGTTTAGTTGAAGTCTTTACCGCAGGTTGCCCCTTATGTGATGAAACTGTCAAATTAGTCAGAGAGTTAGCCTGTCCTAACTGCGAAATACAAATTTACGATTTGCATTCAGAATCTGACACCAAATCTTACCAAGAAAAGGCATCTCAGTACGGCGTTTATCGTGTTCCCTCTGTTGTTGTTAATGGCAAACTAGCTGAGTGTTGTCAGCAAAAACCAGTTTCCCGCGAAGCACTGATAGCTGCTGGTATCGGACAAGGATAA
- a CDS encoding heavy metal-responsive transcriptional regulator, whose translation MTVKSGLFIGELSRQMGIPTQTIRYYERLGLLNPPQRTESQYRVYSEEDVERLQFILKAKRFKLSLDEIKKLIDIRISGILPCADLKVMVKKHLDELDYQIQEMAALRESLAHRYQEIDTLLADPSNIPSNEIDHSAICWLVERENDIADLKYEHDF comes from the coding sequence ATGACAGTGAAATCAGGTTTATTTATTGGCGAGTTAAGCCGTCAGATGGGTATCCCAACACAAACCATTCGCTATTACGAACGGTTGGGACTGCTTAACCCACCGCAGCGAACAGAGTCTCAATATCGCGTCTATTCAGAAGAAGATGTAGAACGCTTGCAGTTTATTCTCAAAGCCAAGCGCTTCAAGCTTTCTCTCGACGAAATTAAAAAGTTGATTGATATTAGGATCTCTGGTATTCTTCCCTGTGCTGACCTGAAGGTAATGGTAAAGAAGCATTTAGATGAATTAGACTATCAGATCCAGGAGATGGCTGCATTACGCGAGAGTTTAGCTCATCGTTATCAAGAAATTGATACACTGCTTGCAGATCCGTCAAATATACCGAGCAATGAAATTGATCACAGCGCAATCTGTTGGCTTGTAGAGCGAGAAAACGACATTGCTGATTTGAAGTATGAACACGATTTTTGA
- a CDS encoding helix-turn-helix domain-containing protein encodes MLQDAQHNNNEDEISFLTTNEVANLLRVHQRTVQRWISSNRLKATKIGPRVWRIKKQDLDDFMGIDHNEN; translated from the coding sequence ATGCTCCAAGATGCACAACACAACAATAATGAAGATGAAATTTCATTTCTGACAACTAATGAAGTGGCTAATCTTCTTCGTGTTCACCAAAGGACTGTACAACGATGGATATCATCAAATCGTCTTAAAGCTACAAAAATAGGACCAAGAGTTTGGCGTATTAAAAAACAAGATTTAGACGATTTTATGGGAATTGATCACAATGAAAATTAA
- a CDS encoding site-specific DNA-methyltransferase, translating to MATGITKKNGHKSKKQNTISFRLEYEGKIPVEEILKTQPARLRRIISVDKKPINQLIYGENLRVLSSLIKNDAVVGKVGLIYIDPPYATGSSFESRKRDHAYHDIMEGAEYLEFLRQRLILLRELLSEEGSIYVHLDQNMACAVKIIMDEIFGTKNFRNWITRKKCNPKNYTRNQYGNIADYILFYTKTENYVWNQQFDPWTENTAKKEYQYVEERTGRIYKKVPIHAPGVRKGATGQPWRGMLPPPGKHWQYTPQTLDEMDTRGEIYWSSTGNPRRKVYLDNSQGISVQDIWLNFKDAHNQNIKITGYPTEKNLDFIKRIILASSNPGDLVLDAFAGSGTTVAVAEELGRKWIAIDNSSLAITTIVQRLVKGTEAMGDFVNRNNPTKYEQQSLINTNRILHTGLDLYFEETPELELISDTAIKNWNSQLNCQANLL from the coding sequence ATGGCAACAGGTATAACAAAAAAAAATGGTCATAAAAGTAAAAAACAAAATACAATATCATTCCGCCTAGAATATGAAGGAAAAATCCCTGTAGAAGAGATCCTAAAGACTCAGCCTGCGCGACTTCGGCGTATAATTAGCGTAGATAAAAAACCAATAAATCAATTAATTTATGGGGAAAATTTAAGGGTTCTTAGTTCGTTAATAAAAAATGATGCTGTTGTTGGTAAAGTAGGGTTAATTTATATTGATCCCCCTTACGCAACTGGGAGTAGTTTTGAGTCACGAAAAAGAGACCATGCTTATCATGACATAATGGAAGGTGCGGAATATTTAGAATTTCTGCGTCAACGCCTTATTTTATTAAGAGAACTTTTATCTGAAGAAGGTTCTATATATGTGCATTTAGATCAAAATATGGCTTGTGCTGTAAAAATTATAATGGACGAAATTTTTGGAACCAAAAATTTTCGCAATTGGATTACTAGAAAAAAATGTAATCCTAAAAACTATACACGTAATCAGTATGGAAACATTGCAGACTATATTCTATTTTATACAAAAACAGAAAATTATGTATGGAATCAGCAATTTGATCCTTGGACTGAAAATACTGCGAAGAAGGAGTATCAATATGTTGAAGAACGCACTGGAAGAATTTATAAAAAAGTTCCCATTCATGCGCCAGGTGTAAGAAAAGGCGCAACAGGCCAACCTTGGAGAGGAATGCTGCCGCCTCCTGGTAAACACTGGCAATATACTCCTCAAACTTTAGATGAAATGGATACACGAGGAGAAATCTACTGGTCTTCTACAGGAAATCCCAGAAGAAAAGTTTATTTAGATAATAGTCAAGGTATTTCCGTTCAAGATATCTGGCTGAATTTTAAGGATGCTCATAATCAAAATATAAAAATTACTGGCTATCCCACAGAAAAAAATTTAGATTTTATCAAAAGAATAATTCTAGCCTCATCTAACCCAGGAGACCTTGTTCTAGATGCCTTTGCTGGAAGTGGAACTACTGTAGCCGTAGCTGAAGAGCTAGGCAGAAAATGGATAGCCATTGATAACTCATCACTAGCTATAACTACAATAGTTCAACGTTTAGTTAAAGGAACTGAAGCAATGGGCGACTTCGTTAATAGAAATAATCCTACTAAATATGAACAACAAAGCTTAATTAATACAAATCGAATTTTACATACTGGTCTGGATTTATATTTTGAGGAAACACCTGAGTTAGAGTTAATCTCTGATACTGCGATAAAAAATTGGAATAGCCAACTTAACTGTCAAGCCAATCTTTTGTAA
- the psb32 gene encoding photosystem II repair protein Psb32, translating to MKQILNEIFSLKKYLLRLVVPLLMVVLGASVFVSPALATGVYQIPNLSGNNWVLDQSDIISRVNEGKINSTFEDLAKKTGNEVRFVTIRRLDYGETPASFTQELFEKWFPTPAEQANQTLLVLDTVTNGTAIVTGEEVKPLLTDSIAESVVSETMGIPIRDGNKYNQAFVDASDRLLAVLSGEPDPGPPEVTETVQVEGTFTKAEDTDQGNATAWVVGLLIAATVIPMATYFVYQVNQPSSEG from the coding sequence ATGAAACAGATCCTTAACGAAATATTTAGTCTTAAAAAATACCTACTTCGGCTAGTTGTACCCTTACTGATGGTAGTTCTGGGTGCTTCCGTGTTTGTCTCACCTGCATTAGCTACAGGTGTATATCAAATCCCAAATCTGAGCGGAAACAACTGGGTTTTAGATCAAAGTGACATTATTAGTCGCGTCAACGAAGGTAAAATCAACAGTACCTTTGAGGATTTGGCAAAAAAAACAGGTAACGAAGTCAGATTTGTGACTATTCGTCGCCTCGATTACGGTGAAACACCAGCAAGTTTTACTCAAGAACTGTTTGAAAAATGGTTTCCTACACCAGCAGAACAAGCTAATCAAACATTGTTGGTACTGGATACTGTTACCAACGGTACTGCTATTGTGACTGGTGAAGAAGTTAAGCCCTTGTTGACTGACTCTATCGCCGAAAGTGTGGTTTCAGAAACTATGGGTATACCCATAAGAGATGGTAATAAATACAACCAAGCTTTTGTGGATGCAAGCGATCGCCTGCTCGCCGTCCTCTCTGGTGAACCAGATCCAGGACCACCGGAAGTTACTGAAACTGTGCAGGTAGAAGGTACTTTCACCAAAGCCGAAGATACGGATCAAGGTAACGCTACTGCTTGGGTAGTAGGACTTTTAATTGCCGCTACCGTGATCCCGATGGCTACTTACTTTGTTTACCAGGTAAACCAACCATCATCTGAAGGCTAA
- a CDS encoding DUF4346 domain-containing protein produces MDLILEDLAAIDNKLSQRYIELDPGGYFIIYLDRGAGLIYAKHFTNVIDEKGLAVDPETGKVIPARGKVERTHTTVFSGRTAKELCVKIFEETQPCPVTFLDHAAYLGREFLRAEVALVSGQEYIQD; encoded by the coding sequence ATGGATTTAATACTTGAAGATTTGGCAGCAATTGATAATAAACTTTCTCAACGTTATATTGAACTTGACCCCGGCGGATATTTCATTATCTATTTAGATCGAGGCGCAGGGTTAATTTACGCCAAGCATTTCACAAATGTGATTGATGAGAAAGGTTTAGCCGTCGATCCCGAAACCGGTAAGGTAATTCCTGCTAGGGGGAAAGTGGAACGAACTCACACAACGGTTTTTAGTGGAAGGACGGCTAAGGAACTTTGTGTAAAGATTTTTGAAGAAACTCAGCCCTGTCCAGTCACTTTTTTAGACCATGCGGCTTATTTAGGGCGCGAATTTCTCCGGGCTGAGGTGGCTTTAGTGTCAGGGCAAGAGTATATTCAAGATTAA
- a CDS encoding potassium channel family protein produces the protein MNLSSIGFFRSLRRDNHQFAVIGLGRFGRSVCSTLHKLGYQVLATDVDEKLVSDALHEEMVGHALQLDSTEPAALKEAGIFEFDTVIIAIGNYIQESIITTLNVKEGGVPHVVAKASSEVHRKLLKRVGADHVVFPEFEAGCALARSLTKPSILDRFDLDPENSIVEMIVPDEFHGRTISELQLRNRYGLNLLAVSQDGKFKINPEPTKRLERGTAMVVIGHNKDINRLPI, from the coding sequence GTGAATCTGTCATCGATAGGCTTTTTTCGCAGTTTACGTCGAGATAACCACCAATTTGCTGTAATTGGGTTGGGTCGTTTTGGTAGATCAGTATGTTCAACGTTACATAAATTGGGTTATCAAGTACTGGCCACAGATGTTGATGAAAAGCTTGTATCAGATGCATTACATGAAGAGATGGTTGGTCATGCTTTACAGCTAGACTCAACTGAACCAGCTGCTCTTAAAGAAGCGGGAATATTTGAATTTGATACGGTAATCATCGCTATTGGTAACTACATTCAAGAAAGTATTATCACTACTTTGAATGTGAAAGAGGGTGGTGTACCTCATGTAGTGGCTAAAGCTTCTAGTGAAGTTCACCGTAAGCTGTTAAAACGAGTGGGTGCAGATCATGTAGTGTTTCCCGAATTTGAAGCAGGTTGCGCCCTAGCGCGATCGCTCACTAAACCATCTATTTTAGACCGATTTGACCTCGACCCAGAAAACAGTATTGTCGAGATGATTGTCCCTGATGAATTCCACGGTCGAACCATCTCGGAATTGCAACTGCGTAACCGCTATGGCTTGAATTTACTAGCCGTGAGTCAGGATGGTAAATTTAAAATCAATCCCGAACCCACTAAGCGTCTAGAACGGGGTACAGCAATGGTGGTGATTGGCCATAACAAAGATATTAATCGCTTGCCGATTTGA
- a CDS encoding TrkH family potassium uptake protein, with translation MTVSRTVCLGFLAVITVGTILLMMPFSTSSGNWNDPIVALFTATSAVCVTGLAVVDTGTDFSFWGQLCILLLAQIGGLGYMTTTTFLIMLVGRKFNLRHKLAIQQTLDRPGMQGSAQVIRSIIATTMIFEITGILLLLPAFVPDFGWNEGLWLAIFHSISAWNNAGFSLFSDSLVGYQSSGLVVFTITMLIIFGGIGYQVILEVYLWVRDRLLKKTTNLVFSLDFKVASSTTLILLFIGTIAFFLIETKNRETFGSLNLPTQLLAAWFQSVTTRTAGFNSIDVSQMTTAGLFITIAFMFIGASPSGTGGGIKTTTVRVLTSCTKSILQGKEEVLLYERKIAISLILKAVAVLVGSVAMVLFSTILISLTDPELNFIQLLFEVVSAFATVGLSTGITSSVSVPAKLILIVTMYVGRVGVLLLMAAVLGDPRPSRVHYPEESLLVG, from the coding sequence ATGACCGTTTCTCGCACAGTTTGCTTGGGATTTTTAGCTGTGATCACCGTGGGGACTATCCTGCTGATGATGCCTTTCTCTACTAGCAGTGGTAATTGGAATGACCCCATTGTGGCGCTATTTACAGCCACCTCCGCCGTTTGTGTCACGGGGTTAGCTGTAGTTGATACTGGGACTGATTTTTCTTTTTGGGGTCAGTTGTGTATTTTGCTGTTAGCTCAAATCGGCGGCTTGGGGTATATGACAACCACCACCTTTCTGATTATGCTCGTGGGGCGGAAATTTAACCTGCGGCACAAATTAGCCATTCAACAAACTTTAGATCGACCGGGAATGCAAGGTAGCGCTCAAGTGATCCGGTCAATTATTGCCACAACGATGATTTTTGAAATTACAGGCATTTTGTTACTTCTCCCGGCATTTGTTCCCGATTTTGGCTGGAATGAAGGACTTTGGCTGGCGATCTTTCATAGTATTTCGGCTTGGAATAATGCCGGCTTTAGTTTATTCTCAGATAGTTTAGTGGGATATCAGTCATCTGGGTTAGTGGTTTTCACTATTACCATGTTGATAATTTTTGGCGGTATTGGTTATCAGGTAATATTAGAAGTGTATCTTTGGGTGCGCGATCGCCTGCTCAAAAAAACCACCAATTTAGTTTTTTCTTTAGATTTTAAAGTCGCATCAAGCACAACTTTAATACTTTTATTTATCGGCACAATCGCATTTTTTCTCATAGAAACAAAAAATAGAGAAACATTTGGTTCACTGAATTTACCTACCCAGTTACTAGCAGCTTGGTTTCAATCAGTTACTACCAGAACTGCTGGTTTTAATAGCATTGATGTCAGTCAAATGACCACGGCTGGTTTATTTATTACCATTGCATTTATGTTTATTGGTGCTAGTCCCAGTGGCACAGGAGGAGGTATAAAGACTACAACCGTGAGAGTTCTCACCAGCTGTACAAAATCAATTCTTCAAGGCAAGGAAGAAGTTTTATTATATGAACGCAAAATCGCCATATCTTTGATATTAAAAGCTGTTGCTGTTTTAGTTGGTTCTGTCGCTATGGTGCTGTTCTCTACAATTTTAATTTCCCTCACAGATCCAGAATTAAATTTTATTCAACTGCTGTTTGAAGTTGTATCAGCCTTTGCGACTGTAGGGCTTTCCACAGGAATCACGAGTAGCGTCTCAGTACCAGCCAAACTGATTCTAATTGTGACAATGTATGTGGGACGAGTCGGTGTTTTACTGCTAATGGCTGCTGTACTAGGAGACCCCCGCCCCAGTAGGGTACACTATCCTGAAGAAAGTTTACTTGTGGGATAG
- a CDS encoding methyltransferase domain-containing protein, which produces MSETLYQQIQQFYDASSGLWEQIWGEHMHHGYYGADGSQKKERRLAQIDLIEELLKWAEVETAENILDVGCGIGGSSLYLAGKFKAEATGITLSPVQAARANERAQYAGLSGRCRFQVADAQAMPFADDSFDLVWSLESGEHMPDKTKFLQECYRVLKPGGKLIVVTWCHRPTDNSPLTADEQKHLQDIYRVYCLPYVISLPEYEAIARQLPLNNLRTADWSTAVAPFWDFVIDSAFTPQALFGLLTSGWETIQGALSLGLMSDGYKRGLIRFALLCGTK; this is translated from the coding sequence ATGAGCGAAACTCTTTACCAGCAAATACAACAATTTTATGATGCTTCCTCTGGTCTGTGGGAACAGATTTGGGGCGAACATATGCACCACGGCTATTACGGCGCAGATGGTAGCCAAAAAAAAGAGCGCCGACTGGCTCAAATTGATTTAATCGAAGAACTACTCAAATGGGCTGAGGTAGAAACAGCAGAAAACATTCTGGATGTGGGTTGTGGTATCGGCGGTAGTTCTCTTTACTTAGCAGGTAAGTTTAAGGCTGAAGCCACGGGGATTACTTTAAGTCCAGTACAAGCGGCTAGAGCCAACGAACGCGCCCAATATGCCGGTTTGAGTGGTAGATGTCGGTTTCAAGTCGCAGATGCTCAAGCAATGCCTTTTGCTGACGATTCTTTTGATTTGGTTTGGTCACTAGAAAGCGGTGAACATATGCCAGATAAAACGAAGTTTTTGCAAGAGTGCTATCGAGTTCTCAAGCCTGGTGGAAAGCTGATTGTGGTGACTTGGTGTCATCGTCCCACTGATAATTCACCGTTGACGGCTGATGAACAAAAGCATTTACAAGATATTTATCGCGTATATTGTCTACCCTACGTGATTTCGTTGCCAGAATACGAAGCGATCGCTCGTCAACTTCCTTTAAATAATCTTCGCACGGCTGATTGGTCAACGGCTGTGGCTCCATTTTGGGATTTTGTGATTGATTCGGCTTTCACTCCCCAGGCGCTGTTTGGGTTACTCACTTCTGGTTGGGAAACTATTCAAGGCGCACTATCACTGGGATTAATGAGTGACGGTTACAAACGTGGGTTAATTCGGTTTGCTTTGTTATGCGGAACTAAATAG
- a CDS encoding homogentisate phytyltransferase, translating into MNQISGQSSNFQGNWLYAFWKFSRPHTIIGTSLSVWSLYLIAVAISATGFSNEQLISVLGAWIACLCGNVYIVGLNQLEDVEIDKINKPHLPLASGEFSHKQGQLIVITMGVVALVVAWLTGPFLLGLVASSLAIGTAYSLPPIRLKRFPFWAALCIFSVRGTIVNLGLFLHFNWALGKTPTIPPAVWVLTIFILVFTFAIAIFKDIPDLEGDRLYNITTFTIQLGPQAVFNLALWVLTVCYLGIMLIGVLNFPGINPMFLVITHLIVLAGMWMRSLGVDLEDKSAIADFYQFIWKLFYLEYIMFPIACLLA; encoded by the coding sequence ATGAATCAAATTTCTGGTCAGTCTTCTAATTTTCAAGGTAATTGGCTTTATGCTTTTTGGAAGTTTTCCCGCCCGCATACGATTATTGGTACGAGTTTGAGTGTGTGGAGTTTGTATTTAATTGCTGTTGCTATCTCTGCGACTGGTTTTTCTAATGAACAACTGATTTCTGTTCTGGGTGCTTGGATTGCCTGTTTATGTGGCAATGTTTATATTGTGGGGTTGAATCAATTAGAAGATGTTGAAATTGACAAAATTAATAAACCTCATTTACCCCTTGCATCAGGAGAATTTTCTCATAAACAAGGGCAGTTAATTGTCATCACTATGGGCGTTGTGGCGCTGGTTGTGGCTTGGCTAACTGGTCCTTTTTTATTGGGATTAGTTGCTTCGAGTTTGGCTATTGGTACGGCTTATTCTTTACCGCCGATTCGCTTGAAGCGATTTCCTTTTTGGGCGGCACTGTGTATATTTTCAGTGCGGGGAACTATCGTGAATTTGGGGTTATTTTTACACTTTAATTGGGCTTTAGGAAAAACTCCAACAATTCCTCCTGCGGTTTGGGTTTTGACCATATTTATTTTGGTGTTTACCTTTGCGATCGCCATTTTTAAAGATATCCCCGATCTAGAAGGCGATCGCCTTTACAATATCACTACTTTCACCATCCAACTCGGACCACAAGCCGTATTTAATTTAGCGCTTTGGGTACTAACTGTTTGCTATTTGGGAATCATGCTCATTGGTGTGCTGAATTTTCCGGGAATCAACCCAATGTTTTTAGTAATTACTCATCTAATTGTGTTGGCTGGAATGTGGATGCGAAGTTTAGGCGTAGACTTAGAAGATAAAAGTGCGATCGCTGATTTCTACCAATTTATCTGGAAACTCTTTTACCTCGAATATATTATGTTCCCCATCGCTTGTCTTTTAGCTTAA